Proteins found in one Candidatus Neomarinimicrobiota bacterium genomic segment:
- a CDS encoding dCTP deaminase yields MSVRPDNWIERMSREHGMIEPLESSQVSDGVISYGISSYGYDLRVSDEFKIFTNVNNAIVDPKSFDKTSFVDFKGDVCIIPPNSFALGRSVEYFRIPRNVITICLGKSTYARCGIITNVTPFEPEWEGHVTLEISNTTPLPAKIYANEGIAQVLFFESDDEPTISYADKKGKYQGQKGITTAKL; encoded by the coding sequence ATGTCAGTCAGACCGGATAATTGGATTGAAAGAATGTCGCGAGAACATGGCATGATAGAACCGTTAGAATCCTCACAGGTGAGTGACGGAGTCATATCCTACGGTATTTCATCGTACGGATACGATTTGAGGGTATCGGACGAGTTCAAGATATTCACGAACGTTAATAATGCGATTGTGGACCCGAAGAGCTTCGATAAAACTTCGTTTGTCGATTTCAAAGGAGACGTTTGTATCATACCGCCTAACAGCTTTGCGCTCGGACGCTCCGTGGAATATTTTCGGATTCCCCGGAACGTCATAACTATTTGCCTCGGAAAGTCGACCTATGCGCGTTGTGGAATAATAACCAACGTTACTCCCTTTGAACCGGAATGGGAGGGACATGTCACTCTCGAAATATCGAACACGACTCCCCTTCCGGCAAAGATTTACGCTAATGAAGGGATCGCTCAGGTTTTGTTCTTTGAATCCGATGACGAGCCGACAATTTCTTATGCTGATAAAAAAGGTAAATATCAGGGTCAGAAGGGTATCACGACCGCAAAACTTTAG